One stretch of Monomorium pharaonis isolate MP-MQ-018 chromosome 10, ASM1337386v2, whole genome shotgun sequence DNA includes these proteins:
- the LOC105835643 gene encoding N-terminal Xaa-Pro-Lys N-methyltransferase 1 yields MQGSRYVPSMYQGEFYTAAAKYWDRIPPTLDGMLGGFGFISQTDIKGSTLFLKSLFQLENPPSRTFALDCGAGIGRITKNLLLKFFKHIDLVEQNSKFLEEAKISLENCSSKIGQYYPIGLQNFCPMVNKYDLIWCQWVLGHLKDDDLIEFFRKCSLGLKANGVLVVKENITTSNNMEIDKEDSSVTRPMKSLRALFERADLICIKEQQQTKFPPGLYPVYMFALRPRNQ; encoded by the exons ATGCAGGGATCACGTTATGTTCCGAGCATGTATCAGGGTGAATTTTACACTGCCGCCGCAAAATATTGGGATCGTATCCCACCTACGTTGGACGGAATGTTGGGAGGGTTTGGATTTATCTCACAGACTGATATAAAAGGCTCTACGCTCTTCCTAAAATCTCTTTTCCAG tTGGAAAATCCACCTTCCAGGACATTTGCTCTAGACTGTGGTGCTGGTATCGGTAGAattacaaagaatttattactaaaattttttaaacatatagaCCTTGTTGAACAAAACTCGAAGTTTCTAGAAGAAGCCAAGATTTCTCTGGAAAACTGTTCCTCGAAAATCGGTCAATATTATCCTATTG GATTACAAAACTTCTGTCCTATGGTAAACAAGTATGATCTTATATGGTGTCAATGGGTACTAGGACATTTAAAAGATGAcgatttaatagaatttttcagAAAGTGCTC ATTAGGCCTGAAAGCCAATGGTGTGCTTGtggtaaaagaaaatatcacaACCTCGAATAATATGGAAATTGATAAGGAAGACTCTTCCGTGACGAGGCCAATGAAAAGTTTACGAGCTTTATTTGAAAGAGCTGATCTTATTTGTATTAAGGAACAACAGCAGACTAAATTCCCACCTGGCTTATATCCAGTTTATATGTTTGCTCTTAGACCAAGAAATCAATGA
- the LOC105835651 gene encoding heparin sulfate O-sulfotransferase isoform X2 has protein sequence MILRNLPLAQWLLILILVIVIVYLRLRMNDLEESYKSLHDAVIQRIDTRNDDGRTEARGSNEDDLEDIVVIYNRVPKTASTSFMGLVYDLCKQNKYHVLHINVTNNMHTLTFANQVQFANNISNWNSIKPAFYHGHMAFLNFGKFGTKRMPLYINLLRKPLDRFISYYYFLRYGDNFRPHVIRKKHGDTKTFDECVNIGQPDCDPNNMWLQIPFLCGHDPACWEIGNSWALEEAKRNLQRYYFLVGVTEELNEFVEVLENVLPRFFKGAYNFFLHNNKSHLRQTTQKLNPLPETVDKIQQSVVWKMENEFYNFALEHFHAVKRRLINASPQDANQRFMYEKIRPK, from the exons ATGATACTGAGGAACCTGCCGCTCGCGCAATGGCTTCTGATCCTGATCCTCGTCATCGTGATAGTCTATCTGCGGCTGCGAATGAACGACTTGGAGGAAAGCTACAAATCGCTCC ATGATGCTGTTATACAGCGAATTGATACTAGAAACGATGACGGGCGCACCGAGGCGCGTGGAAGTAACGAGGATGATCTGGAAGATATTGTAGTGATATACAATAGAGTGCCGAAGACAGCATCTACCAGCTTCATGGGATTAGTTTACGATCTGTGCAAACAAAACAAGTATCACGTGTTACATATTAATGTGACCAATAACATGCACACTCTTACTTTCGCCAACCAG GTTCAATTTGCAAACAACATATCAAACTGGAACAGTATAAAACCAGCGTTTTATCATGGACACAtggcatttttaaattttggaaa atttgGTACTAAGCGTATGcctttgtatataaatttactgaGAAAACCTTTAGACagatttatatcatattattactTCTTAAGATACGGGGATAATTTTAGACCTCATGTTATAAGGAAGAAACATGGAGACACAAAG ACATTTGACGAGTGTGTAAATATTGGTCAACCTGACTGTGATCCTAATAACATGTGGCTGCAAATTCCGTTTTTATGTGGTCACGATCCAGCTTGTTG GGAAATTGGTAATAGCTGGGCATTAGAAGAAGCCAAACGGAATCTACAGAGGTATTACTTTCTAGTTGGAGTGACAGAGGAGCTAAACGAATTCGTAGAAGTATTAGAGAATGTACTACCACGGTTTTTCAAAGGAGCATACAACTTCTTCTTACATA ATAACAAATCGCATTTACGACAAACTACACAGAAACTCAATCCATTGCCCGAAACGGTAGACAAGATCCAGCAATCGGTTGTATGGAAAATGGAAAATGAGTTCTATAATTTCGCTTTGGAACATTTTCACGCTGTGAAAAGACGCCTCATAAATGCTTCCCCTCAAGATGCAAATCAACGTTTTATGTATGAAAAGATACGACCaaagtaa
- the LOC114254757 gene encoding uncharacterized protein LOC114254757 isoform X2, which yields MCVNRCLRRYLFFFPISSLEIARRSVVRQFNHRIVTGYTHLGCAAQTVSPTSPVPVSLGDGSTITESDWLALMIGLRGIKARDWSERTGRPKTTKRVRRKLNRGTLSGGTEIHWARKERIMARVK from the exons ATGTGTGTTAACAGATGTTTGCGCAGgtatcttttcttctttccgaTCTCGTCTTTAGAAATCGCGCGTCGGTCTGTTGTACGACAGTTTAATCATCGAATAGTGACCGGATACACCCATTTGGGCTGTGCGGCACAGACTGTGTCCCCGACGTCCCCGGTCCCCG TTAGTCTCGGAGATGGCTCCACCATCACCGAAAGTGATTGGCTAGCACTGATGATTGGTCTACGAGGAATAAAGGCCCGCGATTGGTCCGAGAGGACCGGAAGGCCGAAGACGACGAAGCGAGTGAGGAGAAAATTGAATCGTGGTACTTTGTCTGGAGGGACGGAAATCCATTGGGCCCGTAAGGAGAGAATTATGGCGCGAGTGAAGTAA
- the LOC114254757 gene encoding uncharacterized protein LOC114254757 isoform X1 has translation MCVNRCLRRYLFFFPISSLEIARRSVVRQFNHRIVTGYTHLGCAAQTVSPTSPVPGIAYNFVVSLGDGSTITESDWLALMIGLRGIKARDWSERTGRPKTTKRVRRKLNRGTLSGGTEIHWARKERIMARVK, from the exons ATGTGTGTTAACAGATGTTTGCGCAGgtatcttttcttctttccgaTCTCGTCTTTAGAAATCGCGCGTCGGTCTGTTGTACGACAGTTTAATCATCGAATAGTGACCGGATACACCCATTTGGGCTGTGCGGCACAGACTGTGTCCCCGACGTCCCCGGTCCCCGGTATAGCGTATAACTTTGTAG TTAGTCTCGGAGATGGCTCCACCATCACCGAAAGTGATTGGCTAGCACTGATGATTGGTCTACGAGGAATAAAGGCCCGCGATTGGTCCGAGAGGACCGGAAGGCCGAAGACGACGAAGCGAGTGAGGAGAAAATTGAATCGTGGTACTTTGTCTGGAGGGACGGAAATCCATTGGGCCCGTAAGGAGAGAATTATGGCGCGAGTGAAGTAA
- the LOC105835651 gene encoding heparin sulfate O-sulfotransferase isoform X1 produces the protein MILRNLPLAQWLLILILVIVIVYLRLRMNDLEESYKSLPDDAVIQRIDTRNDDGRTEARGSNEDDLEDIVVIYNRVPKTASTSFMGLVYDLCKQNKYHVLHINVTNNMHTLTFANQVQFANNISNWNSIKPAFYHGHMAFLNFGKFGTKRMPLYINLLRKPLDRFISYYYFLRYGDNFRPHVIRKKHGDTKTFDECVNIGQPDCDPNNMWLQIPFLCGHDPACWEIGNSWALEEAKRNLQRYYFLVGVTEELNEFVEVLENVLPRFFKGAYNFFLHNNKSHLRQTTQKLNPLPETVDKIQQSVVWKMENEFYNFALEHFHAVKRRLINASPQDANQRFMYEKIRPK, from the exons ATGATACTGAGGAACCTGCCGCTCGCGCAATGGCTTCTGATCCTGATCCTCGTCATCGTGATAGTCTATCTGCGGCTGCGAATGAACGACTTGGAGGAAAGCTACAAATCGCTCC cAGATGATGCTGTTATACAGCGAATTGATACTAGAAACGATGACGGGCGCACCGAGGCGCGTGGAAGTAACGAGGATGATCTGGAAGATATTGTAGTGATATACAATAGAGTGCCGAAGACAGCATCTACCAGCTTCATGGGATTAGTTTACGATCTGTGCAAACAAAACAAGTATCACGTGTTACATATTAATGTGACCAATAACATGCACACTCTTACTTTCGCCAACCAG GTTCAATTTGCAAACAACATATCAAACTGGAACAGTATAAAACCAGCGTTTTATCATGGACACAtggcatttttaaattttggaaa atttgGTACTAAGCGTATGcctttgtatataaatttactgaGAAAACCTTTAGACagatttatatcatattattactTCTTAAGATACGGGGATAATTTTAGACCTCATGTTATAAGGAAGAAACATGGAGACACAAAG ACATTTGACGAGTGTGTAAATATTGGTCAACCTGACTGTGATCCTAATAACATGTGGCTGCAAATTCCGTTTTTATGTGGTCACGATCCAGCTTGTTG GGAAATTGGTAATAGCTGGGCATTAGAAGAAGCCAAACGGAATCTACAGAGGTATTACTTTCTAGTTGGAGTGACAGAGGAGCTAAACGAATTCGTAGAAGTATTAGAGAATGTACTACCACGGTTTTTCAAAGGAGCATACAACTTCTTCTTACATA ATAACAAATCGCATTTACGACAAACTACACAGAAACTCAATCCATTGCCCGAAACGGTAGACAAGATCCAGCAATCGGTTGTATGGAAAATGGAAAATGAGTTCTATAATTTCGCTTTGGAACATTTTCACGCTGTGAAAAGACGCCTCATAAATGCTTCCCCTCAAGATGCAAATCAACGTTTTATGTATGAAAAGATACGACCaaagtaa